One part of the Canis lupus dingo isolate Sandy chromosome 14, ASM325472v2, whole genome shotgun sequence genome encodes these proteins:
- the CAV2 gene encoding caveolin-2 isoform X1, which yields MGLETEKADVQLCMDDDAYSRHSAVDFGDLEQLADSGSDRDPRRLNSHLQVGFEDVIAEPVSTHSFDKVWICSHALFEVSKYVIYKFLTLLLAMPMAFAAGVLFATLSCLHIWIIMPFVKTCLMVLPSVQTIWKSVTDAVIAPLCSSVGRSFSSVSLQVSHD from the exons ATGGGGCTGGAGACCGAGAAGGCCGACGTCCAGCTCTGCATGGACGACGACGCCTACAGCCGCCACAGCGCCGTGGACTTCGGCGACCTGGAGCAGCTGGCGGACTCGGGCTCCGACCGCGACCCCCGCCGCCTCAACTCGCACCTCCAG GTGGGCTTCGAGGACGTGATCGCGGAGCCCGTGTCTACGCACTCCTTTGACAAAGTGTGGATTTGCAGCCATGCCCTGTTTGAGGTCAGCAAGTACGTGATCTACAAGTTCCTGACGTTGCTCCTGGCGATGCCCATGGCCTTCGCGGCAGGGGTTCTCTTCGCCACCCTCAGCTGCCTGCACATCTG GATTATAATGCCTTTCGTGAAGACCTGCCTCATGGTCCTGCCTTCGGTGCAGACCATATGGAAGAGTGTAACAGATGCTGTCATTGCCCCGTTGTGTTCAAGTGTAGGACGCAGCTTCTCTTCTGTCAGCTTGCAAGTGAGTCACGACTGA
- the CAV2 gene encoding caveolin-2 isoform X2 — MGLETEKADVQLCMDDDAYSRHSAVDFGDLEQLADSGSDRDPRRLNSHLQDYNAFREDLPHGPAFGADHMEECNRCCHCPVVFKCRTQLLFCQLASESRLSTWTPGLESWIL, encoded by the exons ATGGGGCTGGAGACCGAGAAGGCCGACGTCCAGCTCTGCATGGACGACGACGCCTACAGCCGCCACAGCGCCGTGGACTTCGGCGACCTGGAGCAGCTGGCGGACTCGGGCTCCGACCGCGACCCCCGCCGCCTCAACTCGCACCTCCAG GATTATAATGCCTTTCGTGAAGACCTGCCTCATGGTCCTGCCTTCGGTGCAGACCATATGGAAGAGTGTAACAGATGCTGTCATTGCCCCGTTGTGTTCAAGTGTAGGACGCAGCTTCTCTTCTGTCAGCTTGCAAGTGAGTCACGACTGAGCACTTGGaccccagggctggagagctggatACTGTAA